In Sorghum bicolor cultivar BTx623 chromosome 8, Sorghum_bicolor_NCBIv3, whole genome shotgun sequence, one genomic interval encodes:
- the LOC110437612 gene encoding serum response factor-binding protein 1-like, translating to MCSLAPRAAAAPAAGFGIGGATAFLDRHRGVAAAATSSGHNAGEPTRRARARASEASTAPARKRGRHDDGFEHVAVDTVASSALRSRMDKELVALQGLLKRAKLLPRSAAPHAEKKCAPAPPRPSEAPSAGAKRTTTTSQPKGKEAATEAACHQTQITARPANSKQQQQQRPVQRAAAKNPIAVDVPNKQRPAAEAPAAAKPKRHQQQQHPVQRAAAAAKTTEVPKKRRPEEEEEKERARAAEREEFRQMLLEMEKAALPDETIYPEDLEELGIPFEFVVTRTWKQACLDHAKKVELVGA from the coding sequence ATGTGCAGCCTCgctccccgcgccgccgccgctccagcAGCAGGCTTCGGCATCGGCGGCGCCACCGCATTCCTCGACCGGCATCggggcgtcgccgccgccgcgacttCGTCGGGCCACAACGCTGGGGAGCCGACCCGCCGCGCCCGTGCCCGCGCCTCCGAGGCGTCCACCGCACCCGCTCGGAAGCGTGGCCGCCACGACGACGGCTTCGAGCACGTCGCCGTCGATACTGTAGCCTCGTCAGCGCTGCGGAGCCGGATGGACAAAGAGCTCGTCGCTCTCCAAGGTCTCCTCAAGAGAGCCAAGCTCTTGCCTCGCTCCGCCGCTCCCCACGCCGAGAAGAAGTGCGCGCCAGCGCCGCCACGACCATCAGAGGCGCCGTCGGCGGGAGCaaagaggacgacgacgacgtcgcaACCCAAGGGCAAGGAAGCAGCAACGGAGGCGGCGTGTCATCAGACTCAGATCACGGCACGACCAGCGAAttcgaagcagcagcagcagcagcgcccgGTGCAGCGCGCAGCGGCCAAGAACCCGATCGCGGTGGATGTTCCCAACAAGCAGCGGCCGGCGGCCGAGGCACCAGCAGCAGCGAAGCCGAAGCggcatcagcagcagcagcacccggtccagcgtgcagcggcggcggccaagACGACGGAAGTTCCGAAGAAGCGgcgaccggaggaggaggaggagaaggagcgTGCGCGCGCAGCCGAAAGGGAGGAGTTCCGGCAGATGCTGCTGGAGATGGAGAAGGCGGCGCTGCCCGACGAGACGATATACCCGGAGGATCTGGAGGAGCTCGGCATCCCGTTCGAGTTCGTCGTGACTCGGACTTGGAAGCAGGCATGTCTAGATCACGCCAAGAAAGTGGAGCTCGTAGGAGCCTAG